The following are from one region of the Leucoraja erinacea ecotype New England chromosome 35, Leri_hhj_1, whole genome shotgun sequence genome:
- the ciao1 gene encoding probable cytosolic iron-sulfur protein assembly protein ciao1: MAPPSNGARLRRGPPTNRRRRVGADMKRRLELASCFSAHPDSRAWAAAWSPSGALLASCGGDRAVRIWAREGASWVCRWLLEDGHQRTVRKAAWSPCGGYLASVSFDATTCIWRKNEDGFECLTTLEGHENEVKSVAWAPSGNLLATCSRDKSVWVWEVDEDDDYECVSVLNAHTQDVKHVIWHPNGELLASGSYDNSIKLYKEEDDDWVCTNTLEGHESTVWSIAFDKTGDHLVSCSDDKTVKIWKAYRPGNEQGVVCSGSDLSWKCVCTLSGFHTRTIYDISWCHLTGAIATACGDDAVRIFEEDPGSDPHQPTFSLTANVPKAHTQDVNCVVWNPKEAGLLASCSDDGDISIWRYDFED, translated from the exons ATGGCGCCGCCGTCCAATGGCGCTCGGCTCCGGCGAGGTCCTCCCACCAACCGGCGGCGGCGAGTTGGCGCCGACATGAAGCGGCGGCTGGAGTTGGCGTCGTGTTTCTCCGCGCACCCTGATTCCCGGGCctgggcggcggcctggagcccGAGCGGGGCCCTGCTCGCGTCCTGTGGAGGCGACCGCGCCGTCAGGATATGGGCACGAGAAG GCGCCTCCTGGGTCTGCCGGTGGCTGCTGGAGGACGGGCACCAGCGCACTGTGCGCAAGGCGGCGTGGTCGCCCTGCGGCGGCTACCTGGCCTCGGTCAGTTTCGACGCCACCACCTGCATCTGGAGGAAGAACGAGGACGGATTCGAG TGTCTGACAACTCTGGAAGGGCACGAGAATGAAGTGAAGTCTGTTGCCTGGGCTCCATCGGGTAATCTCTTGGCAACGTGCAGCCGAGATAAAAGTGTGTGGGTTTGGGAAG TGGACGAGGATGATGATtatgaatgtgtgagtgtgttgaATGCTCACACCCAAGATGTCAAACATGTGATCTGGCACCCAAATGGAGAG CTCCTGGCTTCTGGAAGTTATGATAACAGCATTAAGCTTTACAAGGAGGAGGATGATGACTGGGTCTGTACAAACACCCTGGAAGGGCACGAGTCTACTGTCTGGAGCATCGCTTTTGATAAAACGGGGGATCATCTAGTATCTTGCAGCGATGACAAAACTGTGAAAATTTGGAAAGCGTACAGACCTGGCAATGAACAAG GTGTGGTGTGCAGTGGGTCAGATCTCTCGTGGAAATGTGTCTGTACCCTGTCTGGGTTCCATACACGCACTATCTACGACATCTCCTG GTGTCACCTAACGGGTGCCATAGCAACGGCCTGTGGGGATGATGCGGTCAGGATATTTGAGGAGGATCCTGGCTCagatccacaccagccaacattctCACTCACAGCAAATGTCCCAAAAGCCCACACTCAGGATGTCAACTGTGTGGTGTGGAACCCTAAAGAGGCTGGACTCCTGGCATCATGTAGCGATGATGGGGACATCAGCATCTGGAGATATGACTTTGAAGATTAG